The DNA sequence TTTATGAAATAATCGTATATTTAACTTATCTAATACATAGTTAAAGTTTAGATcagaataaatttttaatacattcattcaatatattttaaaattatttaagtatttattattaattttataatttcatgaaagataaaataatataatatttaattatttaaaatttaattcaaacATTATACCtgtcaaataaaatatataaaaaatttattttatatgttaaatatatgagtttaattttaatacacaaataacataaaatattttatatggtCGTAGAATTACAGTCATTTTTTTGGATGACTGTTTACGCTATTAATGTAAAAAGTAGTGATTTTTgctaatataatattatgtGATTAGATACATGTGTAAAAATGTTTTATACTAATAGTgtactaaaattaaattctaaatatatatactgttagaatataattaggatcaattagaattatataatatatctgaatatttattattacgattctctTAACATCTATAAATACCTTTTTATATTGTATAATTTCATACACTTAGTCACTCAAAATACACAAATATTTTCTTCGATTTAGTCTCTTATTTCTAATATggtatatttaaatttattacgTGATAATatacaagaaattgtaatttatttctaatttttgaacTATACTAAAGTAGTTatgaattttatatataaaaaatattatttatacataaaaattagctattatatatttgtatataaatatatattgattaaattatttttaatatatattttatattttaatatgtattctatattagtgactgattttaatgtataaataacataattgtttatatatatatatatatatacggtgctaataaaaatttgaacctaaaaaaaaaatctggTAAAAGTTGTATCTCGGATCCCCATTCCTTTCTTGACCAACATAGCTAcccttctcttttcctttccttCGTATTTCTCACATCTCTAGTTGTTAAGCAATCGATCATTTTTGTGAGTTACTTTCTTCTTTTATGGATGCTAAGAAACTAATAATTTATTTGAAGCAATAAATGTATCTGCAACTCATCAATACTACTACTAATCCCTATGTAAAATTTACTTTCCAGAATTGTTTAGAAGAATACGGCTAATCGACCAATGAATAATATGAAATAAACATAAAGACAAAATGGAATGATCTGACAGAAGAATATGCTTTACACGTTACTAGAATTGGctttagaagaagaagatgctTAGCTAAAGCAcaaagttttcgaaattccaAAACCAGAGATCAAGCAATTCCTTCTTTTATTGATTATTGAACTTTATCAAAAGGAAGACTCTATAATAAGACTGAACCACAGCAGAAGCAGCAGCATAACATTGTTTATTTTGGCTTCTGAAATCTCAATTCTCCATCATCTTCCAACACGATGCGTTCTAGCAGTACCTTGGCTTTAGCACAGTTGTTTGGCTTCCTTGCCCTCATCCTCTTGCTTGTTTGGTTGCTGCATTACCGCGGCGGAATCGAGTATGATTCTGAAGATCCTGATCGCGTCTTCAATGTAATGGTTTTTATTAAGATTGTGAAAAGGTTAATAATCGCATTCCATTTCATACTTAACTCAATGTAACTCTGCCCTGCAGGTTCACCCTTTTCTGATGTACTTTGGGTTCATTTTCCTTGTTGGCCAAGGTATCtatctctctttctttctcatCTCCCTTTTGTTATCTTGATTCTTGGCTGATTTTGGTAACTAAATGTGAGCAGCGATAATGACACACCACATGGTAACAATAGAACGGACAACACGAAAGACGATTCATGCAATGCTTCATTTGATTGCTATAGTACTTGGAATTGTTGGTATATGTGCAGTGTTCAAGTACCATGATATGGTCAACTTGGTTAATGTATACAGCCTCCACTCATGGATTGGCCTTGGTACCTTCTGCTTGTTCGGCTTGCAGTGGCTTGGTGGACTAATGTTCATGTTCGGAGCTCGAGAATCAAGAGTTTCAGTGTCTCCATGGCACATAGCTGGCGGTAGAGCACTGTTGTACATGGCAATATGTGCTGCAATGACGGGTTTCATGAATAGGTATGCAATGTTGAAACTATTACCGCACCAGAGAGAGACTCATTTGATCAACTTCACCGCCCTTGCAATTCTCTTGTTTGGTGTCTTTGTCGATATCTCAGTTGGTTTGGCTCATTATGGCCATTGATATTTATTTCCATTTTctcttaatttctttctttggaTATACCCGAAATGGCTTGTATCATTTGATTTTATTTGGATTATTGATTGAggttactttcttgcactttaagaatCAAGGTTGTACACTTGTACTCTCTATTTGCTCccacaaaaatattatttataaatcaaaattaattactaaaattaactcatttatatttatgtatGAGTAATATATATACGgtttaactcatttttaataaaaattttatattctaacatatattttgtattaaaaaatattaaaaaatcagtaaaatttattattttttgacaaAAATTAGCTATCAATATTTAAGCGTAAGTTAGAAGTATGTTGTtagattattaaattaaaaaaattaaattgatatttGATAACTAAAAGTaataacagaaaataataaattttaatagtactcaaatatttttttcatattaataGCTAATTTTGTTGTGCACTTAACATAATTGTTGCTCTGATATTATTcacgaatgttaaaattatttgtGCATTAAAAAATAAACGATCATTATATACTTGtgtatattaatatttataaatatattttttagttaaataataatatattagaAGAACCAAATTGTCATAATAGAATAATTacatttgtttaaaaaattttataatatattaactaCGTATTTCTATATAAAATGACTGATGAAGGAgtgattttaaattattttttttaaaaaaaatcctctaaaattaaaaaaaaaactgtaaATGGATAagagaaaataattttatgtgtgaacaatatgaataatatatttaaaaaaaagaattaaaaaataaatttctaattaattatttaatttcaaaatttaaattttaaaaattaggtTTAGTAATTATGCACATTTATATTACGTAGGATTACATCCAATTTCACCATAAACAGATCATATAGCAGTTAAGTATAGATTATCAAGTAGGCAATTCCACATCATACAAATTTAAACAAAACAGACAAATACATATGATGTATGTCTGTTCTATGGTTGATGAGTCTCATTTGTCGATTATGTAGTCAAATCCGACATGTTCGATAGCTAACTTTGGACTGTCCCTCCGTGCACGCATTTCCAAGAGTCAATACATAGCTTTTACAAtcaatcatcaaattcatctcATTGGGAGAATTTCCGGAGAGTTAAAGTGTCTGACCACATCTtgcgacatagggtcaacagagtatcgagtctcaacctggagcaagtggcgGCTAGCCACTACATCTACCCAGGAAAACTCATATCTCAGATAAAAAGAAGTGCTCAAGCCAAAATAATCATTCATATTCAATTGTTCATTATCATATTAGCCATTAATCATCATATATTCAGTGTTTCAGCACTTTTCAAACATAAATCTCCACTTCACGATATTTCTTTGCCACCAAGTCAACACCCTGGCCTTTCAAGGTCCACCCCTCTCCCTATGAATAGAAACTAAATTTGGAACTAAAAGAGGTAACTATAAAGGTTTGGAAGTTAGAAAATGGtttaaaatcacaaaaatctACTTTTCTCCAAAAACAGGGTTCCGCGTACGCATGTCATGTCTCCCGTACGTGGGGTGTCATTTGCAAAACTCGCGTACGCGACCATTGTTCGCGTACTCGAAAACCCCTTAGACAGGGGGCAGGTCTCGCGTCGCGTGGAACTTGCCTGCGTATGTGAGCCTGTAAAACTCCCCTCTTGCGTACGCATGCACACGCCCGCGTACGCGAGATGTCTTGATAGGGCCAAATGTCTGCGTCGCGTGTGTGTCCGCGTATACGAGTCCTACAAAAAGGTTAAAAAGCTGCTAAGTTCTGCAGAATTTACTTTCACACACCAAACTTTAAACGCACATAACTCTTTcgttaaaaatcatttttagtTCGTTCTTCGAACGGCGTAAATTTCATGGACCCAAATTTCTTTTAAAACAAGTTTAGAAAATTTTGAGTGTTCGAAAGCCGAGTTATAACCcgctaaaattattattatttttttttgcaaaaaaattgccaaacctctattTTACTAAACTTCTTTCTCAAAACCAATCGTTTCAACCAATCACTCAATTACATTCAATTTCCTTCCACATAATCCAACAATCCAAACAATATAACTCATGCTCATCATAATACATTATAATCATCAAATATCAGcatcaacaatcaacaatatcatcattcattaacTCATTCTCAACATAGTTCCATATTTCTATCAAGGTTACTAAACTTTAACATACTTACACATTCCAATCTATCCTATGGTCGTCTAACCTACGTTTTCacgaaatattatatattatatacaagaaaccaaaatcataccttgaCCATTTCTCCCTAAGCCAAAGACACCTCAATTTCACCGTTTCTCAAGTGTTCACAGCCCCAAAGCCTCAACAAACATAATTCCAGCCAACAAGATCTAAAATCAAGCTCTCAACATCATCAATGAACTCCAAATCAATATAATTCAATCTATTTCCATAAcatatcactataatcaataTCAAAGCTTACTAACTCACAATTCATAGGAGATTTGAGGGTTCTCACCTTATCCATGCATCAATTGAACAAGACCACTAATTTTCTTAAGTTAATTTGATCCTAAATCACCAAAAGAACCACAAACCTCCTTACCCAATatttcaattttcgaaattggGGAGAAAGAGAGACTGAGGGTGAAGTTGCAATATTCTTACCAAATTGGTTAGTGGGCTTTGTATAACTCAACGCGATGGTCGCGTGGctgcaaacggtgcggcgattgAAATTTCGGATTGAAAGTTATGTGAATTTGTAATTGAAGCAAGAGTTTTGAGGTTTTCTCCTTGTTCTTCCCCCTTTTCAATGTGATTCAATGTGATTGAGGGAAAAAATGAGCCGAAGCACATGAGTGTTATTGAGTTGGGTTGGGTCTTGGACTCAATGTTGATCCAGTTCAATCGGTTTGACCTGTTAACTCGGTTGCTAAAATTcgtatttttaatatttctacctctttggattaataaaatttaattttctcattcttttgattaataattaatttattgactaattatttactaattacgCGGGGTTTACACCAAGTGCAAGTGCCTTCGCCATCTAACCACTGCTTTGATGACTGGCCATGACGCCTTGTCCACGTATGTTGGTCTCATAGAGGATATTTCTGTTAAGACTCTCCATGAGTTGAGCAGCAAGGACAAACCCTTTGAGTTCTTGGTTGAGATGAGGAAGCTCGCATTCAAGGTTTTCACCACCATCTTTTTTTGGCTTTCATGATCATGATTACGTTGACCTTGGCATGGTGGACAACTTGAACACAATCTTAAATCTAGGAATGAAATCCATGGCCATCAATCTTCCTGGCTTTGCATTTCATAGGGCACTCAAGGCCTCCCTCTCTAAATCCCTTTTGCCGTTGTACCCCCTCTCCACCAGCCGTGCTGACGCCACCTGCAGCTACAATCGCACTCATGCCTTCCCCTCACGTGTCTATTGATGGATGTTCAGTTTAATAAGTTGGCAGATAGTTATTGTAAATCTTATGAGGATGGTTAATTTTAAGTATATATAATTAACAAATGCTGGATGTTCATTTCATTAAGTAGTTGGATAGTTGTTTTAATAACTATCTGGATGGTTGTTTGTTGAATTTGGATCTATTGTAAATTTTTCAGATACCACGAGGTTGGTGTCCGACGAATGAGAGGGTGACAGACGATTTGGAGAAAAGAGGATGTTTGGGTAAAATATTTTGGTAAATTAGAGTTTAAAATGGTTAATTATTTATgtgtggattttttttatttaagtaatttgaagaatattgttacttttttttttgtattagaCTAAATTTGTAGCctattattcatattatttaaattCTTCTTATCTTCCTAGCGGAATTGTAAAATAAAAGACATTCAcgattaaatttgttatttgaattatatGTGACTTTTTTTATTGTACACCATTATACGTGACTTTTTTTTGGTATTCCCATTATACGTGACTTTTACTCCCTTATAATTAGAATGTTATGTTTTGGGGGGTAAACTAACGGGCCTAAGTCcaaaaatgaaaactaacttATGGGAGTCATATTccatttaaaattaatttggtgTAAAAATTAAGTTGGATTGATTTAgtagttaatttatttaaataagtatagaaatttaaatttatcttataCATACAATAATTTACTAGctaataataaattcttaaataaattttaattcgTGACCGATTAGTTTTTTTATCTGTCAAACTAAAAAATAccgtaaaagaaaaaaaaaacagcagGTGGATATTTAGCTATCCAACAAGAATTATCTTCTTTTAACGTATGCTGGAATTTTAGAGGCCAGGGCCTCTTCTTAAATTCTACAATGTCTCTTAGGAGAGTATCATGAATTTGGGACTCTTGTTGACTTTTTGTGATGTCATTAACTTCCAAGGAATGAACTTATATCACCATTCTCCTCATGCCTAGCTCCAACGCCACTTTGAGGCCATAAAAAATGCCTCAAAGCTCCCCCTTTTTTCCATtacctttttatattttgtggGCCTAAGGGTATGGCCTAACAAAGGAGCCCTGAGGGCAACTCTGAAGGAAAAAACCCACACTAAACACGGCCCAAGCATGACCGTTACAATTCACACATAACATGTTTAGCCGAATCAAAATCTTCCTCAAAGAGGTTGATAAAAAAAGTCAGATAGATAATAGTTAAATTCGTCTAATGAACTAAATCatatggattttttttttaatttctaattgggcttataatatattattttcttttgttggtGGAACTGCCCCTGCCCCACTTCCGATTCCATTACCTAGAAAGTGGTCCCCACCGATTATGTTTACATGAAAGCAAACTCACTCGCATTCTGCGGTAAGTCTCAACTCACCAACCTCTAGATTTCatatatatcaaattaattactaaaattagttattaatataaaatatatattaaaaataaattaaatcatatttatatttatatatgaatatattaataagtaattttcatatataaataatatttttaattttggatTGTTCACATACGATACTGTTACATTATTTGGATTTGGATGCATACTCTCACTTCCTGATTTCTCAACACACCTGTAACAATATCCCTTCCTTGCTTACTTTTTCCTTCGTCCATATTCTGATTCTATTTGTAGCTCCAATCACCATAAGCAATGCTAGCTGCTGCTGCCACTGCTACTAACAGCATACACACTAAATTGAGTCATGATGCGTTCACAACTTGAAAAAAATGtcaaataagaataaaattgttCTATTTTTAGTGACTTTTAAATATGTAATTGACCTATAAACTAATTTAAGtctaattctttttttttttagctctAATTTTTCCTCTCGAATTCCAAACACTTGGAGAGGGTTGAGAATCACCATGAGTCTGACACAACTAGCTTAGTGTTAGTGATTGGcaaataaaaagataaagaattttttttagagaaaaatatggtttttgtcTATAATGATTGGGGTAATATAAGATTGTTTTTAACATCTTTAAAATCGTCTTAATATTATATGTAGTTAGAAATTTGTTAATAGAATTTAGTAAGACAATACTGAGATgatttaaataagataaaaatattaggAACAAGacaatatattatttttagaagAATTATTTGGTTTTTTTTATGTACAAATTTATGTATTAGTCATTCTACAAGTATCTTATGATGACTAATTTATttagatatgattaaaaaataattgaataattatgtatctaaaaaattgatattattaaagaataaaattaaatttattttaaagttaaaaaattatttaaattaaatattaaagaagtattatgtatatgtatcatgctcttttttttttccaaaagtTTATCTGGTAGTCATTCTATAAATATTCTATGATGagtaaaaattttgaatttgtaaTGCAATTCATTCCATTAAAATTTACTTTCATTTTCCTTGATTTGATAGGTTTCTCTAAGAGTAATATATCGTTTTTATTCCCAATGGTTGATCTTATTtgattctaatatttttaaattgggCTTAAGccttatttaaattatattgattGTTAATactcaaatttttataaaatttttgaaataaaatctttatataaaataatttatataaaaaatagtggATAATCAGTTTTTATTTTCGAAAGTCATTTGAAAATAGTGAGAATCTTAATCATTAGAATCATTACTAGTTGGGAAATATAAGTGAATCTAGTAATAATACTAACACAGAAGATactataaaaacaaaaataatgacAAACTTTATTCATACCAAATaatcatcataaaaaaaattaaacagcATAGCTATAATTGTAGTcactcaataaaaatcaaacacGACATATAAAAAATTCTAACTCTCTCACCTTGCATAACTATGACTAAAACAATCGCTTGTCTTCCATTCTTAGTATGaatttgagcaagtgcttgatCTTCCATGTCTATATCTTTAATATTCAATTCCTAATTATCTTATAATGTATTGGTCTTTTTAACTCAATCAAATAGCGTATTGCTCTTGAAGATGGTATTGGGAGAGGGATAAGAAACAAAGGTTTTTCAATAGTTTATCTATATGGTGTCATCATATCTATCTCGGCCACTTCgagttttaaaaataaaaacaatgaaAATGCAATGTTGTTCTATTACTATTTTCAAAAGTTCTTGTTAGTCGGAGTGGTGtaatttttagatgtttttCATTTACTTATGTTACGACTTATGTGATTTATGATTGAAATGCCTATGTTAAATCATACAGAATGTACATACAATAACCTTTACTTGGTTTCTTTTGACATTCTCCTAACTTCTCCTTATTTGAACCGAAAAGAATCCCTTGTTGACATAAACCCTATTGCAATGCATAAAATTGatcttattttttcttaaacATTCTTTCAATATTACTTTAACTTGGGAGGATATTGAACTCAAACCGTGTATAAAATTTATGAGAGTTCCCTTTTTTTACTTAAGGTTTTTATTTTAAGAGCTTGTCAATCATCTTCTCTTACTAAAGGATCACTCCAATTATCTTGTCTTTAGGATCCTTTAACGAAGGATCATTTTCTGAGTTTTTTAATACACATAAGATGGTTATTATAATACTTAATATgtatgtaataaaaaaatatcatataataacatgtaatgctagtatttatattttaagaaaTATTTAAGGTATGAcacataaaaaaatagtataaaattccTATTTCCAGTAAAATTCGTAgaaattttacatatttttcaATGTAAATTAAATAGGCATGATTATTAACGAAGAAAAATTTGTTCTATGGCCACACTTTGTGTGTATTTTGATGTAGGTATGACTTTTTGGCTAAGAGATAGATGTCATTCTTCTAGGTATATATATGAGATTAAAATTCAGGAtgattaaaatttgattagaaGCCGATAAATCATAAACTATTAATAAAAACATacgaaaaataaataaatgatgaGTTATGATGATAGAAACATCTTACTCGATCgaaaaattcaatataaatatTGAGATTGCAAAAGATACGAATTCTATGCAAATCTCTAAGTTCATATTGGTTTTATTGTAGAAAGTCTATGTTGGCTTCATTGTAGAAAAGAATTGGCGTTTTCATATTTATGGTCATTATTATTAGTACAGTTCAGAGAGAATACCAtcttaaataatatatgaatgGAATTTGTAATAGTTTTGCGAAGAATTTAGAATGAGAGTAAGAAAATGAGAAAAgataagagttttttttttttttaataataaagtgATAAAAGTACACGAGACAATCGGTAGAGATAATACTTAgcatttttgtataaaaaagaagaatagaatgAGAAAGGAAGGACTTAAATGGCTCTTAGATATGTGCATATTACGATATGAAAATCTAACTCGCATTTAGATAAAATCTTCAATCTGAATTGTCATTTGTAAGTCCTATAAAGTTTTCTATGTTTGGAATCTGAAAATACTTATTAGATAACAATTTATAAAGAATTGAGTTACTTTTAAAACGAACTTTAAAAAAGTCAATCGAATAACAGTAGCTTGAGATATATTTATGAAATATTGTTAGTATGTCAGCCTGATTGATTATAGCACAATTTTCTACTATAAATTTGTAACAAATTTATCTacctaattaaatttaaatttgattttataccAAACTCAAAGAATAAAGCccatttttttatcttttcataTAGTCAAagattattcaaatttaataaatatagaattaaTTATGACTATATATCTatatcttaaaaaattatttattctcaattaaaaatttactaaaattaatatttttaaattttaaattagatatgttaattttttaagtaTATTATCTTCTAGCTTTTATTATGaaatctaaatttaaattattataaaattaattaattaattaattattgaataataaatataattaaaaaattgatatattaCACTGTTAACATATTATTAACAGTACGAGTTTAAAACGTTAAAAATTCAAATAGGTAATTTAAAATTAGGAACAACTTttgaatttatcataaatatTGGGAAAAAAAAACCAATAGTTTACTCAATGTTGTTACTATGGTGGAGCATTATTTTAATCACATTGGGAATACCACTAATATTTAAGTATCATAATTCAATGAGAATATTCAATGTTA is a window from the Arachis stenosperma cultivar V10309 chromosome 3, arast.V10309.gnm1.PFL2, whole genome shotgun sequence genome containing:
- the LOC130970310 gene encoding probable transmembrane ascorbate ferrireductase 3, coding for MRSSSTLALAQLFGFLALILLLVWLLHYRGGIEYDSEDPDRVFNVHPFLMYFGFIFLVGQAIMTHHMVTIERTTRKTIHAMLHLIAIVLGIVGICAVFKYHDMVNLVNVYSLHSWIGLGTFCLFGLQWLGGLMFMFGARESRVSVSPWHIAGGRALLYMAICAAMTGFMNRYAMLKLLPHQRETHLINFTALAILLFGVFVDISVGLAHYGH